One region of Lujinxingia vulgaris genomic DNA includes:
- a CDS encoding FkbM family methyltransferase, giving the protein MTPTIEFIGLPGVGKSTCVERVIEALRAEGLDVRDRHSAREHVSDLHRQTPTTARALDLLSHLALRPAPWLHGLRLTQSMGPPHALGLRRLYDLSRKSHNTALSRTSQTCARDEASLTIFDQDIAQEIWSVLNLRPLPDDLLLDHLVESLKPWLPEMVVWLDLSPAEALRRSEQRARAGGHSVDFGLPSPPTSHDYARGHDNFEALLAALKRCEVHTLTLDAALPPKTLAKEALDHLRAFLNARNDINDINEKPSPADDAVMKSPLIRTIRRTSQFLYQHRGLARLSDSARRLAARFPLVIDLDDFDGDLHFRLELNEHMGSQIFWRGFYSGPQIHLLHHLLEPDHVFIDIGANHGEFTVVAARQVPRGRVVAFEPNEAIHRRLRFNIESNDFDNVTLSTLGLSESPGVARIYEAAERFDDGTTHLGLATLYPTDQRGQVVQEIELTTLDAFVEDAGLDRVDLIKIDIEGAELSALKGAHTVLSGFRPNIILELNQGTCKSAGYTMDDLLDLLADYGYTFFEIVADPAGFALKALDRQTLKSFQNIVCLRPARAEDA; this is encoded by the coding sequence TTGACCCCCACCATCGAGTTCATCGGCCTGCCCGGCGTTGGCAAAAGCACCTGCGTGGAACGCGTCATCGAGGCGCTGCGCGCCGAAGGCCTCGACGTACGCGACCGCCACAGCGCGCGCGAGCACGTCAGCGATCTGCATCGCCAGACCCCCACCACCGCCCGCGCCCTCGATCTGCTCTCCCACCTGGCCTTACGCCCCGCCCCCTGGCTGCACGGCCTGCGCCTTACCCAAAGCATGGGGCCCCCGCACGCGCTGGGCCTTCGCCGCCTCTACGACCTAAGCCGCAAATCCCATAACACCGCACTCTCCCGCACCTCCCAAACGTGCGCCCGTGACGAGGCCTCGCTGACGATCTTCGACCAGGACATCGCCCAGGAGATCTGGAGCGTGCTCAATTTACGCCCGCTCCCCGACGACCTTTTGCTCGATCACCTCGTCGAAAGCCTCAAGCCCTGGCTCCCCGAGATGGTCGTGTGGCTCGATCTCTCCCCGGCCGAAGCCCTGCGCCGCTCCGAGCAACGCGCCCGCGCCGGCGGCCACAGCGTCGACTTTGGCTTGCCATCGCCCCCAACCTCCCACGACTATGCCCGCGGTCACGACAACTTTGAGGCGCTCCTGGCCGCGCTAAAGCGCTGCGAGGTGCACACCCTCACCCTCGACGCCGCGCTCCCCCCGAAGACGCTCGCAAAAGAGGCCCTCGACCACCTGCGCGCCTTTTTGAACGCACGAAACGACATCAACGACATCAACGAAAAACCCAGCCCTGCGGATGACGCTGTTATGAAATCCCCCCTGATCCGAACGATCCGGCGCACCTCCCAGTTTCTCTACCAGCATCGGGGCCTCGCTCGCCTTAGCGACTCCGCGCGCCGCCTGGCCGCGCGCTTCCCGCTGGTCATCGACCTCGACGACTTCGACGGGGACCTGCACTTTCGCCTTGAACTCAACGAACATATGGGCAGCCAGATCTTCTGGCGCGGCTTCTACTCCGGCCCCCAGATTCACCTCTTGCACCATCTGCTTGAGCCCGACCACGTCTTTATCGACATCGGCGCCAACCACGGCGAATTCACCGTCGTTGCCGCCCGCCAGGTCCCCCGCGGCCGCGTCGTGGCCTTTGAGCCCAACGAGGCCATCCACCGCCGCCTGCGCTTCAACATTGAGTCCAACGACTTCGACAACGTCACCCTCTCCACCTTAGGGCTGAGCGAGAGCCCCGGCGTGGCCCGCATCTACGAGGCCGCCGAGCGTTTCGACGACGGCACCACCCACCTCGGCCTTGCCACCCTCTACCCCACCGACCAGCGCGGCCAGGTCGTTCAAGAAATCGAACTCACCACCCTGGACGCCTTCGTCGAAGACGCCGGGCTTGACCGCGTCGATCTGATCAAAATCGACATCGAGGGCGCCGAACTCTCCGCGCTTAAGGGCGCCCACACCGTGCTCTCGGGGTTTCGACCCAACATCATCCTGGAGCTCAACCAGGGCACCTGCAAAAGCGCGGGCTACACCATGGATGATCTTCTCGATCTGCTCGCGGACTACGGCTACACCTTTTTTGAGATCGTCGCCGACCCGGCCGGTTTTGCGCTCAAGGCGCTTGATCGCCAGACACTCAAATCCTTTCAGAACATCGTCTGTTTGCGCCCCGCCCGCGCGGAGGACGCATGA